A single window of Streptomyces globosus DNA harbors:
- the dpgA gene encoding 3,5-dihydroxyphenylacetyl-CoA synthase DpgA produces MSLPDTGTAARLAGVGTAVPDTSYSQRELLDLLAVTDPRVRSLFLNSAIERRGLTLPAAGPDGSRAVETQGELLRKHTEQGLLLGRRAVENCLADTGARLSDVRHLCCVTSTGFLTPGFSALLIKEMGLDVDCSRLDVVGMGCNAGLNALGAVTGWARTHPGELALLVCVEVCSAAYVFDGTMRSSVVNSLFGDGAAAVAVTAPGGGGPAAGGAPAPALLRFSSRIIPDAADAMRYDWDEGHGKFSFWLDPDIPYVVGAHAEAALGRLLHGTGLLASDIGHWVVHSGGKKVVDSVRVNLGLTRHDVRHTTGVLRDHGNLSSGSFLFSYQRLASEGAVRPGDLGVLMTMGPGSTIEMALARW; encoded by the coding sequence ATGAGCCTGCCGGACACGGGGACCGCAGCCCGGCTCGCCGGGGTCGGCACGGCCGTCCCCGACACCAGCTACAGCCAGCGCGAGCTGCTCGACCTGCTGGCCGTCACCGATCCCCGGGTCCGCTCGCTCTTCCTGAACAGCGCCATCGAGCGGCGCGGCCTGACCCTCCCGGCCGCCGGCCCCGACGGCTCGCGGGCGGTGGAGACGCAGGGCGAACTGCTGCGCAAGCACACGGAGCAGGGGCTGCTGCTGGGGCGGCGGGCGGTCGAGAACTGCCTCGCCGACACCGGGGCGCGGCTGTCGGACGTGCGCCACCTGTGCTGCGTGACATCGACCGGCTTCCTGACGCCCGGGTTCTCCGCACTGCTCATCAAGGAGATGGGCCTCGACGTCGACTGCTCGCGCCTCGACGTCGTCGGCATGGGCTGCAACGCCGGGCTCAACGCGCTGGGCGCGGTCACCGGCTGGGCCCGCACGCACCCCGGGGAGCTGGCGCTGCTGGTGTGCGTGGAGGTGTGCTCGGCGGCGTACGTCTTCGACGGGACGATGCGCTCCTCCGTCGTCAACAGCCTCTTCGGGGACGGCGCGGCGGCCGTCGCCGTCACCGCGCCGGGCGGCGGCGGCCCGGCTGCGGGCGGGGCCCCGGCGCCGGCGCTGCTGCGGTTCTCCAGCCGGATCATCCCCGACGCCGCCGACGCGATGCGCTACGACTGGGACGAGGGGCACGGAAAGTTCAGCTTCTGGCTGGACCCGGACATCCCGTACGTCGTCGGCGCGCACGCGGAGGCGGCGCTGGGGCGGCTGCTGCACGGTACGGGGCTGCTGGCCTCGGACATCGGCCACTGGGTGGTGCACTCCGGCGGCAAGAAGGTCGTGGACTCCGTCCGGGTCAACCTGGGGCTGACCCGGCACGACGTCCGGCACACCACCGGCGTGCTGCGCGACCACGGAAACCTGTCGAGCGGCTCCTTCCTCTTCTCCTACCAGCGCCTGGCGTCCGAGGGCGCGGTCCGCCCCGGCGACCTGGGGGTGCTGATGACGATGGGGCCCGGCTCGACGATCGAGATGGCGCTGGCGCGGTGGTGA
- a CDS encoding glycine amidinotransferase has translation MTLNSFDEWSPLKEVVIGSAAHYTSHERELSFDLFFHDNIAGDNTTRSEWYYPRLTVGGAGPGGAGPGSAGPDGSRRGRVPIKQRYVDELVEDLEGIAAALTALGATVLRPMDLDPGTSEVRTPAWSASVVPPLNIRDNTLILGDEIIETPPMIRSRYFETQFLTPVFQRYFAQGARWTVMPRPLMTDASFDLDYARESTIGGPTEPIGTPSPSPYDVGIEMMFDAAQVLRLGRDLVVNVSTAHHALACDWLERHVGDRFRIHRVHRLSDSHIDSMVLALRPGTLLVRSEAVAEKLPEALRKWDRIVAPAPEGDNFPRYEDEDLVLTSPFIDLNVLSAGPDTVLVNEACPELARTLEKHGFTAVPVRHRHRRLFGGGFHCFTLDTVREGGLEDYLG, from the coding sequence ATGACGCTGAACAGCTTCGACGAATGGTCCCCGCTCAAGGAGGTGGTCATCGGCTCGGCGGCGCACTACACCTCCCACGAGCGGGAGCTGTCCTTCGACCTCTTCTTCCACGACAACATCGCCGGAGACAACACGACGCGCTCCGAGTGGTACTACCCGCGGCTCACCGTCGGCGGGGCCGGGCCGGGGGGTGCCGGGCCGGGGAGTGCCGGACCGGACGGGTCCCGCCGGGGGCGGGTGCCCATCAAGCAGCGCTACGTCGACGAGCTCGTCGAGGACCTGGAGGGCATCGCGGCGGCCCTGACCGCCCTCGGGGCCACCGTGCTCCGCCCGATGGACCTCGACCCCGGCACCAGCGAGGTGCGCACCCCCGCGTGGTCCGCGTCCGTCGTCCCGCCGCTGAACATCCGCGACAACACGCTGATCCTCGGCGACGAGATCATCGAGACGCCGCCGATGATCCGCTCCCGCTACTTCGAGACCCAGTTCCTCACCCCCGTCTTCCAGCGGTACTTCGCGCAGGGCGCCCGCTGGACGGTGATGCCGCGCCCGCTGATGACGGACGCGTCGTTCGACCTCGACTACGCCCGGGAGAGCACGATCGGCGGCCCGACGGAGCCCATCGGCACGCCGAGCCCCTCCCCCTACGACGTCGGCATCGAGATGATGTTCGACGCGGCGCAGGTGCTGCGGCTCGGCCGCGACCTCGTCGTCAACGTCTCCACCGCGCACCACGCCCTGGCCTGCGACTGGCTGGAGCGGCACGTGGGCGACCGGTTCCGGATCCACCGCGTGCACCGGCTCAGCGACAGCCACATCGACAGCATGGTCCTCGCGCTGCGGCCCGGCACCCTGCTCGTGCGCTCGGAGGCCGTCGCCGAGAAGCTGCCCGAGGCGCTGCGGAAGTGGGACCGGATCGTCGCGCCCGCCCCGGAGGGCGACAACTTCCCCCGCTACGAGGACGAGGACCTGGTGCTGACCAGCCCGTTCATCGACCTCAACGTGCTGTCCGCCGGCCCGGACACGGTGCTGGTCAACGAGGCCTGCCCGGAGCTCGCGAGGACCCTGGAGAAGCACGGTTTCACGGCGGTTCCCGTCCGGCACCGGCACCGGCGGCTGTTCGGCGGGGGCTTCCACTGCTTCACCCTGGACACGGTGCGCGAAGGCGGGTTGGAGGACTACCTCGGATGA
- a CDS encoding RiPP maturation radical SAM C-methyltransferase, with translation MSGGGELKLIDQPLFPPDCVPARPLRIGLVNMPWARTDTPSIQCGLLQAALRSFGHDARSVYPNLELAAELGTGLYEVITEAPSERVHLFGEWLFGTAAFGVTEDVEDYRLRFPEVAEMCAEAGADWDSVADLRGRRLPAWIDELAARGMWSEFDIVGFTSTFIQNVAALALARRLKEARPELITVFGGANYDGDMGPEYLRNFDFIDYVVVGEGDVTLPRLAAAVARGADPAALPGVCGRTPDGRVTTPSPGARTREMDQLPIPDYDDYFTALDALGRDRVIGRNTQRLLVEFSRGCWWGAKHHCTFCGLNALGMQYRAKSPERALAELEELMRRHRVLAVDAVDNILDMAYLDTFCSGLRGAPWDTALFFEVKANLTRDQVRLLSEAGVWKIQPGLESLSTHVLGLMRKGSSRLLNVRLLKWAHYYGVRVDWNVLAGFPGETDEDYTGQASLVPLLTHLEPPAGVGRIWLERFSPYFTDPSFGMGEIRPKSAYRLAFPVPGLDHGRIAYFFDYRAPEVASPDAVAELAKAVEAWGREWASADRPTLTYRRGPDWLTLFDTRGGRRRKTTLAGWRARAYELCGDAPRSAARIHRELGGETGADGGAVGRAEVEEFLGSCVAHGICLEEDGKYLSLALPLRSGLPALPGRTAAGTGTSSERGSSR, from the coding sequence GTGTCAGGCGGCGGTGAGCTGAAACTGATCGACCAGCCCCTGTTCCCACCGGACTGCGTCCCGGCGAGGCCGCTGAGGATCGGGCTGGTGAACATGCCGTGGGCGCGCACGGACACCCCTTCCATCCAGTGCGGGCTGCTCCAGGCCGCGCTCCGCTCCTTCGGCCACGACGCCCGGAGCGTCTACCCGAATCTGGAGCTGGCCGCCGAACTGGGGACGGGCCTTTACGAGGTGATCACCGAGGCCCCTTCGGAACGGGTCCACCTGTTCGGCGAATGGCTCTTCGGTACGGCGGCCTTCGGGGTGACCGAGGACGTGGAGGATTACCGGCTGCGTTTCCCGGAAGTGGCCGAAATGTGCGCCGAAGCGGGCGCGGACTGGGACAGCGTGGCCGATTTGCGCGGACGCCGCCTTCCCGCGTGGATCGACGAACTCGCCGCCCGCGGCATGTGGTCGGAATTCGACATCGTCGGATTCACGTCGACCTTCATCCAGAACGTCGCCGCGCTGGCTCTCGCGCGCCGTCTGAAGGAGGCCCGCCCCGAATTGATCACCGTGTTCGGCGGCGCGAACTACGACGGCGACATGGGGCCGGAGTACCTGAGGAATTTCGACTTCATCGACTACGTGGTCGTCGGCGAGGGCGATGTGACGCTGCCCCGGCTGGCGGCGGCCGTCGCGCGCGGCGCCGACCCGGCCGCCCTCCCGGGCGTCTGCGGCCGCACCCCCGACGGCCGGGTGACCACCCCCTCCCCCGGCGCCCGCACCCGCGAGATGGACCAGCTGCCGATCCCCGACTACGACGACTACTTCACCGCCCTGGACGCCCTCGGCCGGGACCGCGTGATCGGCCGCAACACGCAGCGGCTGCTGGTGGAGTTCTCCCGGGGCTGCTGGTGGGGTGCGAAGCACCACTGCACCTTCTGCGGGCTCAACGCGCTGGGCATGCAGTACCGGGCGAAGTCCCCGGAGCGGGCGCTGGCGGAGTTGGAGGAGCTGATGCGCCGGCACCGGGTCCTCGCGGTCGACGCCGTCGACAACATCCTCGACATGGCCTACCTCGACACCTTCTGCTCGGGGCTGCGCGGGGCCCCGTGGGACACCGCCCTGTTCTTCGAGGTGAAGGCCAACCTCACCCGGGACCAGGTGCGCCTGCTGTCCGAGGCCGGGGTGTGGAAGATCCAGCCGGGCCTGGAGAGCCTCAGCACGCACGTCCTCGGGCTGATGCGGAAGGGCTCCTCACGGCTCCTCAACGTCCGGCTGCTCAAGTGGGCGCACTACTACGGCGTCCGCGTCGACTGGAACGTGCTGGCCGGCTTCCCCGGCGAGACCGACGAGGACTACACCGGCCAGGCCTCCCTCGTACCGCTGCTGACGCATCTGGAGCCGCCCGCCGGCGTCGGGAGGATCTGGCTGGAGCGGTTCAGCCCGTACTTCACCGACCCGTCCTTCGGGATGGGCGAGATCAGGCCGAAGAGCGCCTACCGGCTGGCGTTCCCGGTGCCCGGCCTGGACCACGGCCGGATCGCCTACTTCTTCGACTACCGGGCGCCGGAGGTGGCCTCCCCGGACGCCGTCGCCGAGCTCGCCAAGGCCGTCGAGGCGTGGGGGCGGGAATGGGCCTCCGCGGACCGGCCCACCCTCACGTACCGGCGGGGGCCGGACTGGCTGACCCTGTTCGACACGCGGGGCGGCCGGCGCCGCAAGACGACCCTCGCCGGGTGGCGGGCGCGGGCCTACGAGCTGTGCGGCGACGCCCCGCGCAGCGCCGCCCGCATCCACCGGGAACTGGGCGGCGAGACCGGAGCGGACGGCGGGGCCGTGGGGCGGGCGGAGGTCGAGGAGTTCCTCGGCTCCTGCGTGGCGCACGGCATCTGCCTGGAGGAGGACGGCAAGTACCTCTCCCTGGCGCTGCCGCTGCGGTCCGGGCTGCCCGCCCTGCCCGGGCGCACGGCGGCCGGGACGGGCACTTCGAGCGAGCGAGGGAGCTCACGATGA
- a CDS encoding pheganomycin family RiPP precursor: MEREIVWTEIEDADVAEIVSDSNVKDIGIVSASNVKD, from the coding sequence ATGGAGCGTGAAATCGTCTGGACCGAGATCGAGGACGCGGATGTCGCGGAGATCGTCTCGGACAGCAATGTGAAGGACATCGGCATCGTTTCGGCCAGCAACGTCAAGGACTGA
- a CDS encoding peptide ligase PGM1-related protein has translation MLRLLIGNDWSEELEEPAGTGWAVQRLLWFARDGDVLVLPVPPEEEFLSYVTSLTGTRRDSLEVVVPPPGRLGTGALTADRLTDPAFVAELRKRTAGRPVGEVFALWPDAAVAAAADALGCPGALEGHAFLTQSGGLLGSSKAVFRALAAGVGAPLPDGAVCADPRRAEEHIVRLLDDGCPVILKQDFGSGSDGNEILGRTADVDLRGARAVRALPDRAAVTAYLAERWDWLTVGGRDRFVVERYHPGSRAYFAEYWISDAGIRLGGHGEMQYRPLPNAQVMPAPDLTARQLDALLDGGHRISQGLRAIGYRGILSADAVLTPEGDVFFTEYNGRATGSTHIYEIVGKRVVGPGFGTDRILLERVWPRHWEVPSFTDALTRLRDSGHAYDPATRRGAIILAAYHPGRKGVMLCFADDTVEAALRREEQVARLFTPAA, from the coding sequence ATGCTGCGACTGCTCATCGGAAACGACTGGAGCGAGGAACTGGAAGAGCCGGCCGGCACCGGCTGGGCCGTGCAGCGCCTGCTGTGGTTCGCCCGCGACGGGGACGTCCTCGTCCTGCCTGTTCCGCCGGAGGAGGAGTTCCTCTCCTACGTCACCTCCCTGACGGGCACCCGCCGCGACTCCCTGGAGGTCGTCGTCCCGCCGCCCGGCCGCCTCGGCACCGGCGCCCTCACCGCGGACCGGCTCACCGACCCGGCCTTCGTCGCCGAGCTGCGCAAGCGGACCGCCGGCCGGCCCGTCGGCGAGGTCTTCGCCCTGTGGCCCGACGCCGCCGTCGCGGCCGCCGCCGACGCCCTGGGCTGCCCCGGTGCCCTCGAAGGGCACGCCTTCCTCACGCAGAGCGGCGGACTCCTCGGCAGCAGCAAGGCCGTCTTCCGCGCCCTGGCCGCCGGCGTGGGCGCCCCCCTCCCGGACGGCGCGGTCTGCGCCGATCCGCGGCGCGCCGAGGAGCACATCGTCCGCCTGCTCGACGACGGATGCCCCGTCATCCTCAAGCAGGACTTCGGCTCCGGCAGCGACGGCAACGAGATCCTCGGCCGCACGGCCGACGTCGACCTGCGCGGCGCACGCGCCGTACGCGCCCTCCCCGACCGGGCGGCGGTCACCGCGTACCTCGCCGAGCGCTGGGACTGGCTCACCGTCGGCGGCCGCGACCGGTTCGTCGTCGAGCGCTACCACCCCGGCAGCCGCGCCTACTTCGCCGAGTACTGGATCTCCGACGCGGGCATCCGCCTCGGCGGCCACGGCGAAATGCAGTACCGCCCCCTGCCCAACGCCCAGGTCATGCCCGCCCCGGACCTGACCGCCCGGCAGCTCGACGCACTCCTCGACGGCGGACACCGCATCTCGCAGGGGCTCCGCGCGATCGGCTACCGCGGCATCCTCAGCGCCGACGCCGTCCTCACCCCGGAAGGGGATGTCTTCTTCACCGAGTACAACGGCCGAGCCACCGGCTCCACCCACATCTACGAGATCGTCGGCAAGCGGGTCGTCGGCCCGGGCTTCGGCACCGACCGCATCCTGCTGGAGCGCGTGTGGCCCCGGCACTGGGAGGTGCCCTCCTTCACCGACGCCCTCACCCGGCTCCGCGACTCCGGCCACGCCTACGACCCCGCCACCCGCCGCGGCGCGATCATCCTGGCCGCCTACCACCCGGGCCGCAAGGGCGTCATGCTCTGCTTCGCGGACGACACCGTCGAGGCCGCCCTCCGCCGGGAGGAACAGGTCGCCCGGCTCTTCACTCCCGCCGCCTGA